The following are encoded in a window of Fulvia fulva chromosome 7, complete sequence genomic DNA:
- a CDS encoding Dye-decolorizing peroxidase, which translates to MGSITDLSNVQGDILLDGLNKEVETFAFFNIPSGQEAAFARALRNVAQEEITSTQNALSTKRDIRDCRSDPQLGAVMSRVPTVGANISFTFSGLQKISRVVSGLDVQSLSGGSFGSGMKQTAVSGLQDPIKPDTQDPAWTDQWLNNQLDGVLLVAGQTTQLVQDKLNRITQLFGAAVKIAFKIDGNVRPGDQRGKEHFGYQDGISQPIVGGLPGLTKEESFVPPGQDIIDQGVILCGRPGDAQAQSRPPWMLDGSFLVFRQLKQNVADWDDFLQQSSNTLGTFKDQLGARLIGRWKSGCPINLQADFDDVNIGKDKMRNNLFEYDPPGLDKNNDFTITSGMRLVCPIGAHIRKTNPRGDQFGPNDDPRKNVNPHRILRRGIPYGPEQEQDPSAERGLLFACYQSDLDQGFDFIQKFWANSTTFRFPGAGVDAVMGQTNTSPTVGMKGLFPQDANRELQLPGINRFVVPRGGEYFFSPSIPAMTGVMSNVVATSGDANGANGHGQVPLGH; encoded by the exons ATGGGCTCCATCACAGATCTCAGCAACGTCCAAGGAGACATCCTTCTCGATGGACTCAACAAAGAGGTGGAGACCTTTGCCTTTTTCAACATTCCTAGCGGACAAGAAGCAGCCTTTGCACGAGCCCTACGCAATGTTGCACAGGAAGAGATCACATCAACTCAAAACGCTCTGTCTACTAAGCGAGATATCAGAGATTGTCGTTCCGATCCTCAGTTGGGCGCAGTAATGTCAAGAGTTCCAACGGTCGGGGCAAACATTTCCTTCACTTTCAGTGGTCTGCAGAAG ATTTCCCGCGTCGTGAGTGGTCTCGATGTACAGAGCCTAAGTGGCGGCAGCTTTGGCAGCGGCATGAAGCAAACCGCCGTCAGTGGCTTGCAAGATCCTATCAAGCCGGATACCCAAGACCCTGCTTGGACTGATCAGTGGCTGAACAACCAGTTGGATGGTGTACTCCTCGTGGCCGGGCAGACAACTCAGCTTGTACAAGACAAGCTCAACCGCATCACGCAACTCTTCGGAGCAGCTGTCAAGATCGCTTTCAAGATTGACGGCAATGTCCGTCCTGGCGACCAGAGAGGCAAAGAACA CTTCGGCTACCAAGACGGCATCTCACAGCCTATCGTTGGAGGCTTGCCGGGCCTGACCAAAGAAGAATCATTCGTTCCACCCGGGCAGGATATCATTGACCAGGGCGTCATACTGTGCGGCCGTCCAGGCGATGCTCAAGCCCAAAGCCGTCCGCCGTGGATGCTCGACGGCAGCTTCTTAGTCTTTCGACAGCTCAAGCAGAACGTCGCCGATTGGGACGACTTCTTGCAACAGTCTTCCAACACCCTCGGTACTTTCAAAGATCAACTCGGTGCTCGTCTCATCGGTCGCTGGAAGTCGGGCTGCCCAATCAACCTCCAAGCAGACTTCGATGATGTCAACATTGGCAAAGACAAGATGCGCAACAATCTTTTCGAGTACGACCCACCGGGTCTAGACAAGAACAACGATTTCACCATCACGTCTGGCATGCGCCTTGTCTGTCCCATCGGTGCCCACATCCGCAAGACGAACCCTCGGGGAGATCAATTCGGTCCCAACGACGATCCACGCAAGAACGTCAACCCTCACCGTATCCTTCGCCGAGGCATTCCATATGGTCCCGAGCAAGAACAGGACCCCTCAGCTGAGCGTGGCTTGCTCTTTGCTTGCTACCAAAGCGATCTTGACCAGGGCTTCGACTTCATCCAGAAGTTCTGGGCCAACAGCACTACATTCCGCTTCCCTGGCGCTGGAGTCGATGCAGTGATGGGCCAGACCAATACTTCTCCTACCGTCGGCATGAAGGGCCTCTTCCCACAAGATGCCAATCGTGAACTTCAGCTGCCAGGAATCAACCGCTTCGTAGTACCTCGAGGAGGAGAGTACTTCTTCTCACCGTCGATTCCAGCTATGACTGGAGTGATGTCGAATGTGGTGGCAACGAGTGGTGATGCTAATGGTGCAAATGGTCATGGACAGGTGCCTCTCGGCCACTGA